ctccctccctccctctctctctctctctctctcttctctctctctctctctctctctctcccctccaacACCCCCTTTACTCTCTGTCTCTCATCTCTACTctttctctcacttcctctccttctcGATCTCTCTCTTGCCCtaactctctcccttttttttttgagatagtTGCTCCATTTACATTGGccagcattttttatattttatatttcatcacaTCTCACCCCTCATCCCTATCGGAGTGAATATGGATGTAGAGGGCATCAGGACTGTCCCTATTCtcctcagcaaccttgaaaactatggattagatactaatatctgttgttttaggtTATTTCAATATGTTggccccttcccacccccacccgtTTTGGTGcaagtgatgtcttacccctcacagtattctttcccagttagtaagtcatatgtataccaagtttggttgaaatttctGGGCGAATTTCAGAGTTATGATggagcatatattattatttatcattaagctacgtatatatatattatatatgtgtgtatatatatatatatatatatatatatatatttatatatatatatatatattatatatacatagcttaatgataaataatgttGCCTAGACCAGGAAcgacattctttatttaacgagctttcgaggtataaaacTCTTCATCAGactgaaaaattgacaaggatgaaaaATCACAAGAATTACAATAAAATTGATTTTCTTActaaaatcttcagtaaaaacaaaaaataaaatgaacagcacatacaaactaaaaaattaaacacaaaattacgaaataaaactaaaacacaacaaaacataaaaataaaaataaggtgaaAGGTAAagaaactaccacactcaaagtaAAAgtctaagatttccaagtagccgcccaattactgagactatatataataatatctataatatataataatatatatataaataatatatctattatataaaataatataatatatatatctatatataatataatatatatctatatgatataaatataaatatatctattataataatattaagtataataaattaattcttttatattatacttatatatcatatatatattatataataataaatattatatatatctatataaatatatatatatatctataaaagaatatatatatatatatatatatatatctatatatatatatataaatatataaatatatttatatatatatgatattatatatataaacatacttatatatatattatatatatatataatatatatatatatatatattatatatatgtatatatacatacataatgtaggTATGTACGCATTAATATTTATCCTCATTTTCATCCCATTATTCTAGGAAACTGCAACAGCCTTTCCATAAGGAAAGAAAGTAGAAAAAGAGTTGAAGGTTGCCACTATGGCACTTGTTTATAAGTAGAAGGTGACGTAGTGTCTTTTCCTCACGATCCTAACGATTAACGATCGTCTGAAGGACACTTGGCTTTCCTCGGTCAGTATATAAAGGAATCCCAGAGTTCGTCTCAACACAGTCGCCTCTCAAGCACTACACGATGATGTccaaggtaagagagagagagagagagagagagtgagagagagctgaaaaagTCGACttgcttcctttttctttttcatttttcgcatATTCATAAATAAGGAGAGCATGGTcccttttaattataataatgaaacggaaacataaaaatactaattaatCCAAGTTTTCTATTGATGAATGTTCACCGTACTGGACATCAAAACGTAAACATTATTTAACTTTTGTAACCATCTTTAATAAATAGTATCATATTTTGTTTACTGACTGAACATCATTTGAAATGAATGTAGATCTCTGAACATATAGTATTTAGGTAATTCAAAAAACATCTATCTGGTTCTTTATaatgttatgtattattattttttctgaaaatatactTTGCATCTGAAGGATAAATTCTTGAGAAGAAATTGGGTTAAGACACATTCAAAACAATTATAAACTCTCAATGGTGTACAATGGTATGAATAAAATTTCACGTGAATGATATTTCATGAAAACTGTTGAGGTAATAACACCACCCATTCATTAATCGTATCTAAGATATTATCAGCTTGGTTGAGGTGATTATACAAGCATTTCCAATGATGTTTTGCAGACGATTATCGCCACCTTAGCCGTGGTCCTTTTGGGGATAGTAGCAGCTGATCCTGTTGCTGAACCGGAAGCCAAAGCTGATCCTGGATTCCACGGCGGATTCCACAGAGGCTTCGGAGGAATTGGCGGATTTGGTGGCCATTTCGGTGGGCATGGATTCGGATACGGAGGCTACCGTGGAAAGAGGAGCCCAGTAGCTGAACCCGAACCTGAAGCTGAGCCTGGATTCGCTCATGGAGGATTCCATAGAGGCtttggaggatttggaggacttggaggattCGGTGGATTTGGAGGCCACGGATTCGGATATGGTGGCTACCGTGGAAAGAGGAGCCCAGTAGCTGAACCCGAACCTGAAGCTGAGCCTGGATTCGCTCATGGAGGATTCCATAGAGGCtttggaggatttggaggacttggaggattCGGTGGATTTGGAGGCCACGGATTCGGATATGGTGGCTACCGTGGAAAGAGAAGCccagtagctgagcctgaagcTGAGCCTGGATTCGGTCATGGCGGATTCCATGGAGGTTTTGGAGGATTTGGAAGAGGATTTGGTGGATTCGGCCATTTTGGAGGAGGCAGATATTATGGTTAAGACCAAAATGCAAAACTAATTCAAATTTTAGTACGAatctaaataaagaaaactacTCTAAGAGTTTGTATTGCTTTTATTAACCATACGTAATATTATTTGGTAAAttggtcttaaaaaaaaaaaaaaaaaaaaagacaggtagTACGAGAGGTTGAAAATAATTATGCCAGGCATTAAATGTAAGTTAGAGAGTACAAGAAGAAACTGCAAAATTCAACGTTTTCCTTAGAGTGAACTACACTAAGCTACTTGTCTTCTTGGCTAGTTAATCTACAAATTAGTATTGAAGCATCGTTTGATCTTTGTGAAGAGAGTATTAAGCCAGCCAATGGATTTCAGGTACACCTGCGTAGGCCTGTCTATAAAGGCGACCTGCGCAGACACACCTTAACTTTAATGTTGGCAACTTGCACATCTTTTTATGCTTCCACGGGTTTCCTGAGCACATAGCCCACCTCAGTCGATATGCCAACATCGAAACGATATGGGCAGGCCCGCCTGAACGTCAGTGTGGGAAGGAAATCTTTTTTCTCGGTTCTCTTCCCGTCTTAGGAGGAAGGGTACGTTCCagttagaaacagagggctgagtTTCATTAACTTTAAGTCTGAATAACGAATTTAATTTATCTAGATAATTGATACAGAAGTCAGAATAAtctgtaattttaatttcttatttttttcatgggCAAAACAATATTTTACGATGATGGCTGGAAGTGGTA
The sequence above is a segment of the Macrobrachium nipponense isolate FS-2020 chromosome 2, ASM1510439v2, whole genome shotgun sequence genome. Coding sequences within it:
- the LOC135221460 gene encoding keratin-associated protein 19-2-like translates to MMSKTIIATLAVVLLGIVAADPVAEPEAKADPGFHGGFHRGFGGIGGFGGHFGGHGFGYGGYRGKRSPVAEPEPEAEPGFAHGGFHRGFGGFGGLGGFGGFGGHGFGYGGYRGKRSPVAEPEPEAEPGFAHGGFHRGFGGFGGLGGFGGFGGHGFGYGGYRGKRSPVAEPEAEPGFGHGGFHGGFGGFGRGFGGFGHFGGGRYYG